The Solanum stenotomum isolate F172 unplaced genomic scaffold, ASM1918654v1 scaffold25951, whole genome shotgun sequence genomic sequence TTGCTTAACATTCtgtgcaataataaaaggataatAAGCCCCATACTTCCTAGTGTGCTTGACTTCAATGATATTATGCTGCTTAAGCTCCCTCGTACCTCTTGAAGTTGGATCAAACCACTTGCATTGGAAAAGTACTATTCTTTTGATTGGCCAACCCGAATACTCCAACTCTACAATCTCCTGTAGGACGCCAAAAtaatcaacattctcattttgATTTCCATCATCACCTTTAACCCAAACACCACTATTATTAGTTTTCTTATTCTTTGAGTATTTCTCTGTGgcaaatttaaaaccattacgtTATATTGGGACATTGTGTGAACTGTAATCGGTCCCCAAGAAATATCCttgaaaaattgatcaaatgtGACGGCATTTTCtgacaacttaacaactttttcactttaactagtttagttttgacttaattccgacaactaaattcactaactgcccacaacatttattttaacttatttaaataacttaacaactttttcactttaactagtttagttttgacttaattccgacaactaaattcactaactaacccacaacatttattttaacttatttaaataacttaacaactttttaactttaactacattagttttgacttaattccaacaactaaattcactaactaaaccacattagttattttaacttatttaaacaacataacaactttttaactttacctagtttagttttgacttaattccaacaactaaatacaccaactaaatcaattttatcatcTATAGGATCAAATattgttggtacttatgcttaacaaatatattatttctaaatttaaagctaagtgtcaacactagatggacacaaatcgatcttgcaagaaaatcaattttgtcatcaataggatcaactagtgttggtacttatgcttaacaaatatattatttctaaatttaaagctaagtgtcaacactagatggacacaaatcgatcttgcaagaaaatcaattttgtcatcaataggatcaactagtgttggtacttatgcttaacaaatatattatttctaaatttaaagctaagtgtcaacactagatggacacaaatcgatcttgcaagaaaatcaattttgtcatcaataggatcaactagtgttggtacttatgcttaacaaatatattatttctaaatttaaagctaagacttatgcttaacaaatatattatttctaaatttaaagctaagtgtcaacactaNNNNNNNNNNNNNNNNNNNNNNNNNNNNNNNNNNNNNNNNNNNNNNNNNNNNNNNNNNNNNNNNNNNNNNNNNNNNNNNNNNNNNNNNNNNNNNNNNNNNNNNNNNNNNNNNNNNNNNNNNNNNNNNNNNNNNNNNNNNNNNNNNNNNNNNNNNNNNNNNNNNNNNNNNNNNNNNNNNNNNNNNNNNNNNNNNNNNNNNNNNNNNNNNNNNNNNNNNNNNNNNNNNNNNNNNNNNNNNNNNNNNNNNNNNNNNNNNNNNNNNNNNNNNNNNNNNNNNNNNNNNNNNNNNNNNNNNNNNNNNNNNNNNNNNNNNNNNNNNNNNNNNNNNNNNNNNNNNNNNNNNNNNNNNNNNNNNNNNNNNNNNNNNNNNNNNNNNNNNNNNNNNNNNNNNNNNNNNNNNNNNNNNNNNNNNNNNNNNNNNNNNNNNNNNNNNNNNNNNNNNNNNNNNNNNNNNNNNNNNNNNNNNNNNNNNNNNNNNNNNNNNNNNNNNNNNNNNNNNNNNNNNNNNNNNNNNNNNNNNNNNNNNNNNNNNNNNNNNNNNNNNNNNNNNNNNNNNNNNNNNNNNNNNNNNNNNNNNNNNNNNNNNNNNNNNNNNNNNNNNNNNNNNNNNNNNNNNNNNNNNNNNNNNNNNNNNNNNNNNNNNNNNNNNNNNNNNNNNNNNNNNNNNNNNNNNNNNNNNNNNNNNNNNNNNNNNNNNNNNNNNNNNNNNNNNNNNNNNNNNNNNNNNNNNNNNNNNNNNNNNNNNNNNNNNNNNNNNNNNNNNNNNNNNNNNNNNNNNNNNNNNNNNNNNNNNNNNNNNNNNNNNNNNNNNNNNNNNNNNNNNNNNNNNNNNNNNNNNNNNNNNNNNNNNNNNNNNNNNNNNNNNNNNNNNNNNNNNNNNNNNNNNNNNNNNNNNNNNNNNNNNNNNNNNNNNNNNNNNNNNNNNNNNNNNNNNNNNNNNNNNNNNNNNNNNNNNNNNNNNNNNNNNNNNNNNNNNNNNNNNNNNNNNNNNNNNNNNNNNNNNNNNNNNNNNNNNNNNNNNNNNNNNNNNNNNNNNNNNNNNNNNNNNNNNNNNNNNNNNNNNNNNNNNNNNNNNNNNNNNNNNNNNNNNNNNNNNNNNNNNNNNNNNNNNNNNNNNNNNNNNNNNNNNNNNNNNNNNNNNNNNNNNNNNNNNNNNNNNNNNNNNNNNNNNNNNNNNNNNNNNNNNNNNNNNNNNNNNNNNNNNNNNNNNNNNNNNNNNNNNNNNNNNNNNNNNNNNNNNNNNNNNNNNNNNNNNNNNNNNNNNNNNNNNNNNNNNNNNNNNNNNNNNNNNNNNNNNNNNNNNNNNNNNNNNNNNNNNNNNNNNNNNNNNNNNNNNNNNNNNNNNNNNNNNNNNNNNNNNNNNNNNNNNNNNNNNNNNNNNNNNNNNNNNNNNNNNNNNNNNNNNNNNNNNNNNNNNNNNNNNNNNNNNNNNNNNNNNNNNNNNNNNNNNNNNNNNNNNNNNNNNNNNNNNNNNNNNNNNNNNNNNNNNNNNNNNNNNNNNNNNNNNNNNNNNNNNNNNNNNNNNNNNNNNNNNNNNNNNNNNNNNNNNNNNNNNNNNNNNNNNNNNNNNNNNNNNNNNNNNNNNNNNNNNNNNNNNNNNNNNNNNNNNNNNNNNNNNNNNNNNNNNNNNNNNNNNNNNNNNNNNNNNNNNNNNNNNNNNNNNNNNNNNNNNNNNNNNNNNNNNNNNNNNNNNNNNNNNNNNNNNNNNNNNNNNNNNNNNNNNNNNNNNNNNNNNNNNNNNNNNNNNNNNNNNNNNNNNNNNNNNNNNNNNNNNNNNNNNNNNNNNNNNNNNNNNNNNNNNNNNNNNNNNNNNNNNNNNNNNNNNNNNNNNNNNNNNNNNNNNNNNNNNNNNNNNNNNNNNNNNNNNNNNNNNNNNNNNNNNNNNNNNNNNNNNNNNNNNNNNNNNNNNNNNNNNNNNNNNNNNNNNNNNNNNNNNNNNNNNNNNNNNNNNNNNNNNNNNNNNNNNNNNNNNNNNNNNNNNNNNNNNNNNNNNNNNNNNNNNNNNNNNNNNNNNNNNNNNNNNNNNNNNNNNNNNNNNNNNNNNNNNNNNNNNNNNNNNNNNNNNNNNNNNNNNNNNNNNNNNNNNNNNNNNNNNNNNNNNNNNNNNNNNNNNNNNNNNNNNNNNNNNNNNNNNNNNNNNNNNNNNNNNNNNNNNNNNNNNNNNNNNNNNNNNNNNNNNNNNNNNNNNNNNNNNNNNNNNNNNNNNNNNNNNNNNNNNNNNNNNNNNNNNNNNNNNNNNNNNNNNNNNNNNNNNNNNNNNNNNNNNNNNNNNNNNNNNNNNNNNNNNNNNNNNNNNNNNNNNNNNNNNNNNNNNNNNNNNNNNNNNNNNNNNNNNNNNNNNNNNNNNNNNNNNNNNNNNNNNNNNNNNNNNNNNNNNNNNNNNNNNNNNNNNNNNNNNNNNNNNNNNNNNNNNNNNNNNNNNNNNNNNNNNNNNNNNNNNNNNNNNNNNNNNNNNNNNNNNNNNNNNNNNNNNNNNNNNNNNNNNNNNNNNNNNNNNNNNNNNNNNNNNNNNNNNNNNNNNNNNNNNNNNNNNNNNNNNNNNNNNNNNNNNNNNNNNNNNNNNNNNNNNNNNNNNNNNNNNNNNNNNNNNNNNNNNNNNNNNNNNNNNNNNNNNNNNNNNNNNNNNNNNNNNNNNNNNNNNNNNNNNNNNNNNNNNNNNNNNNNNNNNNNNNNNNNNNNNNNNNNNNNNNNNNNNNNNNNNNNNNNNNNNNNNNNNNNNNNNNNNNNNNNNNNNNNNNNNNNNNNNNNNNNNNNNNNNNNNNNNNNNNNNNNNNNNNNNNNNNNNNNNNNNNNNNNNNNNNNNNNNNNNNNNNNNNNNNNNNNNNNNNNNNNNNNNNNNNNNNNNNNNNNNNNNNNNNNNNNNNNNNNNNNNNNNNNNNNNNNNNNNNNNNNNNNNNNNNNNNNNNNNNNNNNNNNNNNNNNNNNNNNNNNNNNNNNNNNNNNNNNNNNNNNNNNNNNNNNNNNNNNNNNNNNNNNNNNNNNNNNNNNNNNNNNNNNNNNNNNNNNNNNNNNNNNNNNNNNNNNNNNNNNNNNNNNNNNNNNNNNNNNNNNNNNNNNNNNNNNNNNNNNNNNNNNNNNNNNNNNNNNNNNNNNNNNNNNNNNNNNNNNNNNNNNNNNNNNNNNNNNNNNNNNNNNNNNNNNNNNNNNNNNNNNNNNNNNNNNNNNNNNNNNNNNNNNNNNNNNNNNNNNNNNNNNNNNNNNNNNNNNNNNNNNNNNNNNNNNNNNNNNNNNNNNNNNNNNNNNNNNNNNNNNNNNNNNNNNNNNNNNNNNNNNNNNNNNNNNNNNNNNNNNNNNNNNNNNNNNNNNNNNNNNNNNNNNNNNNNNNNNNNNNNNNNNNNNNNNNNNNNNNNNNNNNNNNNNNNNNNNNNNNNNNNNNNNNNNNNNNNNNNNNNNNNNNNNNNNNNNNNNNNNNNNNNNNNNNNNNNNNNNNNNNNNNNNNNNNNNNNNNNNNNNNNNNNNNNNNNNNNNNNNNNNNNNNNNNNNNNNNNNNNNNNNNNNNNNNNNNNNNNNNNNNNNNNNNNNNNNNNNNNNNNNNNNNNNNNNNNNNNNNNNNNNNNNNNNNNNNNNNNNNNNNNNNNNNNNNNNNNNNNNNNNNNNNNNNNNNNNNNNNNNNNNNNNNNNNNNNNNNNNNNNNNNNNNNNNNNNNNNNNNNNNNNNNNNNNNNNNNNNNNNNNNNNNNNNNNNNNNNNNNNNNNNNNNNNNNNNNNNNNNNNNNNNNNNNNNNNNNNNNNNNNNNNNNNNNNNNNNNNNNNNNNNNNNNNNNNNNNNNNNNNNNNNNNNNNNNNNNNNNNNNNNNNNNNNNNNNNNNNNNNNNNNNNNNNNtattattttctcaattaaatataaaaaataccgacctcatgaggtcggtattttatattaatttatttttactatttaattttaccgacatacggaaatcggtattataattttttttacacattgagaaaaaataaaatattgttatttatttatttgtttaataccgacatcaagaggtcggtttttattgtaattcattttttccgggaaaaattccgacctccagaggtcggaattttgttttcccgctttattttgcataaaaaccgactacttgtaaataccgaCCCCCGGAAGTTGgaaattaccgacctccatttgaggtcggaaatttttagctcagtattcactgtttttttagtagtggtataatcataaataaaatataaaataagtttcacatacaaaagaaagtatatatagtcataggtgaaaaaataacaataatattaatcGTTCACCTTGTtcacaagtaaaatataaaataaattccaCAATAATTTACCTTGTTCCcgagagaaaaataaacacaattTACCTTCTTTTATTTACTTTGCTTAAATCTTGCAATGGTAGAATATTCATGCTGATAACatgttgtaaaacttaagaacaaaagaacaatataaagaggAAGACAATTAGAAGATATAAGACAAGAGGAATAATATAaactaatttctttctttcaagtgttcACCAAATTTCAAGTTTATACAATATGATTTTGTATGCCTTTATTTATAGTTTAACATAGAAGCAAACAAAAgattagtcataaacatgacattaacatgaatataatggagaaggttatggaagtgaaaggttacaagattAATGGTcataaaggtggaggttatcttcataatggaggaaagtaatgaAGATAATTAGTCATACTAACTTCGTGGTGTAGTAGATATTCAtaccataatattttataacattgtTGATCATAATAAATTTCTTTTGATAGTTGGGAAGTGAAAAGGACAAATATCATAAGACTtaaggaaaataatatttatgtcaacatttttgtatatcaattaaatattGTCCATCCAATTGAACAACAAGGTTGTTGTAGTATAGTGGTAAGTATTCCTTCCAGTCACTTGGGTTCAATCCCTAATGACGATTGTTTTTTGGCTTATTATCACATTCGccttgttttttatttttctttttaaatatatccTATTTCTactaaaaatattactattataaaacttaatttttattttaaattaacctcatcattattttttatttagatgacaatatatatctatatatatttagaaaaacGTACTCTAATAGGAATGTCTCCTAAATAAAATCAAGGAAGTATTAAAATTTCCAATTCCTTTTTTGATAAGGAAAGCAAAATAACAGAATTAAAAGGCAAAGGGTTCCTTACTTTTACCAAAACTCTATGAAACTTTCAGCATGACGATGGAGCCTACCGCACTAAAAATATCAATTCCTCGAGAtataatttttgatatattctCGATCCTTCCTGTCAAGTCGTTAATGCGTTTTAAATCCGTTTCCAAATTTTATAATTCTCTGGTATGCGAATCATTTTTTGTGGATATACATCAATGTCGTAGTAGGAGTAGAATCAAATACATTGTGCGCCAACGTGCAAAGTTGTACACAATGGAAGAAGGAAAAGTCTCTCCTCTTCATATTGATAATTTTTGTGAAAAACTCTTCTACAACTATATAATGTGCGTTAATGGTTTGTTTTGCTGCTCGATGCGCAACGTGGACGGTGTTGCAATTTGCAATCCTAGTACGAAAGTTGTAAGATCTCTTCCCCGCTTGAAAGAATGTCCTAAAATTGATTGTGCTGAGTATTTCTGTTCAATGGGTTTTGATCCAGAAGAAAAGACGTATAAAGTGTTGATGACAATTAACGGATTTGCAAAGCCTACAAGAAATTGGGTTTTTACTTTAGGTAGAGACGAAGAATCATGGAGAGAGATTAAAGGTATTACTGATTTTGTTGGTATGAATGCAGTTTGTGTTAGTGGAGTTATCTATATGTTGAGTTACAgtaagcctaaaatattcgtaTTAGGGTTTGATGTTAAAAGTGAAAATTTCAGAATGATGAATTCGTTAGATGAACACATGATAGGTGGGAGtaattattattacatattaaaaGTGAATGGGAAATTAGCAATCCTTAATAAGAAAATTTGGTACTTGGAAGGCAATTTTGATCTGTGGATTTTAGGAAAAGAAGAATGGGAGAAACATATGATTGAAATTCCAGCAGAAAGTCCAGAATATAAACGACTAACATTTTGCGGAACTTGTGACGGAGAGATTTTATTCACCAACAAGCTTGCGTCAGGTCAATTCATCTGTTTATGTTACAATGTCACAGAAAAGAGATGGAGAAATTTTGAAATCCAAGGGTTTTCAGAACAGAGTTCGATCAACGAAATTTATTGTTATGATGAAAGCCTCTTTCCAGTTGAAAGAATATGCAATTTGTTTCTGAATTAAAACGTTTCATGAGCTTCTGTAATAGTGTTTATATTCTCCTTATTCATGCCTTAATTAGCATCAGCCTATATTGCCTGAACAGAGTACTACATATTGTGTTACATTGCAATTCATAGGGCTATGCAGTGCTTTCGTTAAGGGTGTTCAAGATTTATATTACATATTTTTGGATTCGATGTGACTTTCTTAATATTTATGATTAACAGCTagaattgacttattttaggtgttttAAAGCCAAAATAGTTTCTAAGAAATTTTGGAGTGTTTGACTATGTAATGTTCCATTTCTTGTGAAATTCCCATTTTAGCCTTCCGCTGTAGATCGAGTTTGTATGCTTAGTTTGTATTTCGGGAATGGTTGGTGTGGTCCCCGAGGTGATCGAGTGTGTTTTTGGTGATTTGACCTCTCTTGAGTTGAGAATTCTAGATAGAATTGACTTCGGTCAACATTTTGAATTTCGAGTGTCGGATGGGAATTCCGTTAGTTTCATCATGTCTGAAACGTCGAGTTTGTGCTAGAAGAGTGGGTTGTAAGGTTTCCGAGGCCTTGGATTGAGTTTTGGGCGTTTGGGTGAGAAGTTGAGATTTAAGCCTTAAGAGTGGTCTGGGAGGGTAATTCCATAATTTCacttcttttcaaaaatttgacgatttcattgagtccgaaatgccGATTTTAGTAGGGTAGCATgtccaatttatttttatcgaaTTCTGAATAATTTTCAGAGTCCGACGGAGACTTGGACTTAAGCCTTTTTGCTGGTTTCTGGTGTCTGGTCGCGGGTCCCTTAGGCGTTCGTGGGAGGAAAGTGCCTGGGCACCATGTTCGTGGGAGGAATGGTCGCATTCGAGTGTAAAAAGTGCTCCACGATTGCGGAGATGTTCCCGCGTTCGCGACCCTGAGTGGCCTACTAGGCCGTGTTTGTAGcatgtcacaccccaaaaccagatgtgatggcacgtgcccaaactccaccggacacgtcagcctaacacccaaaaacccgacgatacagaatttataaaacaagaataggatagaaagataagcggaagtctttaaataaactcaacataaccccagaattggttgtcacatgtacaaacctctaatacagaatctgaataaaatatacaagtctcatagtaaagttctagaatagaacagaacagtaaatatagataacttgagggcacgtctggaatgaaccgctacctctcaagtaagtctggaagctctaatctgaagatgagtaataagccggatctgatagagctgtcaacctacacaactgtgtagaagcaagggtgagtaccaaaagcaacaggtactcgcaagtaacactaaactaagctaaactagcagctacaaacaactcctttcaatcccaaccgaaccaccgaaacttcattctaacagcgaaccaacaacctatactacacaattcataatcaacagatatatccaacagtgtctcaacatcaacctcatatcctcatgtaagagcaaatagatcatatatcacatgaagaggggcaaataggtaaaatccacacaccacagacaaagatgaagtcaaatgcgatgcaaatgcaataatgatgtcatgtagtcgtgatgcatgtctgtcctacgatacacatctgttgacgtaatcagtccgcgctgaatactcaaatcagaacccatgggggccacacatggaccatgtatcaccgccggaaccagatcccatcggcatccaaatcgctagccggagctagtccatctcatatatctctagccggagctagtctcaactgtgtctcatatccatccatcctcatatcagtgtctcagaactcatgcaacagatagttcacacatgggatgaataatgaatatgcacatgtcatcaatcacaatcatatcacgatcacatcatagtattacacatcatctgtctcaatcacaaccatatcacgatcacatcatagtattacacatcatctgtctcaatcacaaccatatcacgaccacatcatagtattacacatcatctgtctcaatcacaaccatatcacgaccacatcatagtattacacatcatctgtctcaacatcaatgtctgtatcaatcatagcctactcatgctcttctatcccctcaatatcagttatcacatgacttattcaacaaattcaagtcacatataacacatttagctcgttttattccccatctttcaattacaacaatttcaatcaacaaataaaactcatcctcaatccccattactccccaacacaattaggaaagtagtcatgtgtagtctaagagtttaacaaagtttagaagtcacttgcctcaaaacacttcaactagtaactcaaatttgagttttacccttccgagcacgctccaaatcaccacaatctattcataaatggaatctcacaatcaatacgaatctaacaacaccaatatcgtgaaatttggagaaaagggtaaaatggtcaaaaaaatctcgttccgaaaaatattctcgaaatctggaaatttttagtgaaaaatgttccccaagaaatttagaatccaatagtgaaaaccgtttcgaaaaaggagttgaaatgagttcacaaactcaaattttctattaaattcggattaggcaaaaacccccaaatttttcagttgagatctcaaattttgatgttaaaatccataaataatcgatggaaatcaaagatataagttggaaataacttacccaatgaattccttgcgaaaacccacttgaaatcacctattttcgagctctcaaagtctaaaaatggagaaatgggtaTTTTTCAAGTTGGGGGAAAATGGCTActtttttttgacttaaaaaggaCTGCTATTGCAGCtgaaacacaacaataacaccaaagtttaagtccccgttggaccctcgggattcgttcggaatctcgtgcacacaaactaaatatgtacccccactaaattcgacgttccggactcaatggaaccgtcggaatttgaattcgaggactccttgacccgaaattcaataagatgccaagaaactagtttaacgccaaaaaaattcgaaactcaaacggagcgtctaa encodes the following:
- the LOC125851451 gene encoding F-box protein At5g65850-like, encoding MEEGKVSPLHIDNFCEKLFYNYIMCVNGLFCCSMRNVDGVAICNPSTKVVRSLPRLKECPKIDCAEYFCSMGFDPEEKTYKVLMTINGFAKPTRNWVFTLGRDEESWREIKGITDFVGMNAVCVSGVIYMLSYSKPKIFVLGFDVKSENFRMMNSLDEHMIGGSNYYYILKVNGKLAILNKKIWYLEGNFDLWILGKEEWEKHMIEIPAESPEYKRLTFCGTCDGEILFTNKLASESDGDLDLSLFAGFWCLVAGPLGVRGRKVPGHHVRGRNGRIRV